The genomic window GAGGGCAAACGGCTGATGCCGCTCACCGCCGACCGCGCGAAACCGGCGGTGACCTTCGGCGGCACGTACCGGCTCGTCGACTTCGTCCTGTCCAACCTGGTCAACGGCGACATCCTGCGGATCTGCGTGCTGACCCAGTACAAGTCGCACTCGCTCGACCGCCATGTCACCACCACCTGGCGGATGTCCAGCCTGCTCGGCAACTATGTGACACCCGTGCCCGCGCAGCAGCGGCTCGGCCCGCGCTGGTACCTCGGCAGCGCCGACGCCATCCTGCAGTCCCTCAACCTCGTCCACGACGAACGGCCGGACTACATCGCGGTCTTCGGCGCCGACCACGTCTACCGCATGGACCCGCGCCACATGCTCGCGCAGCACATCGAGAGCGGCGCGGGCGTCACCGTCGCCGGGATCAGGGTGCCCCGCGCGGACGCCTCGTCGTTCGGCATCATCAGCCCGGCGGCGGACGGCACCAGTGTGGAGCGCTTCCTGGAGAAGCCGGCCGACCCCCCGGGGCTGCCGGGCGACCCGGACCGGGTCTTCGCCTCCATGGGCAACTACCTGTTCACCACCAAGGTGCTGGTCGACGCGCTCCACCGGGACGCCGAGGACCCGCGCTCGGTGCACGACATGGGCGGTTCGATCCTGCCCATGCTCACCGAGCGGGGTGTGGCGCAGCTCTACGACTTCGACGGCAACCACGTACCGGGGGAGAGTGCGCGGGAGCACGGCTACTGGCGTGATGTGGGCACCCTCGACTCGTACTACGAAGCGCACATGGACCTCATCGCGGACCAGCCCGTCTTCAGCCTGGAGAACCGCCGCTGGCCCATCTACACGCACCCGGGGCAGCTGCCGCCCGCCCGGTTCTGCGCCGGCGGCATCGCGAGCGAGTCGGTCGTCAGCCCCGGCTGCGTGATCCGCGGGCAGGTCACCAGGTCGGTGCTCTCGCCCGGCGTGACCGTCGGACCGGGCGCCGTCGTCCAGGGCTCCGTCCTGCACGACAACGTCCGCGTCGGGCGCGGGGCCGTGGTCCGCGGGGCCGTGCTCGACAAGAACGTCGACGTGCCGCCCGGTGCCACGATCGGCGTCAACCCGGAGCGGGACCAGGAGCTGTACACGGTCTCGAAGGGCGGGGTGATCGCGCTCGGCAAGGGGCAACCCGTTCTGTGACGTCCCGCGACGCAGGGTCACGCCCGGAGGCCGGACTCCGGGCGGTTTGGCCTGCACACCCCTGACTGAAGTAAAGTTCCGCTTTTGGAATCCTCAAGCGGTACGCAGTGCACGTACGCGGTACACAGGAACGGCAGCGGCGATGACGGTGACAGACGACAGCCTGGAGTACGGACCCGGCATCGCCCCTGAGCGGCTGGCCGTCTGCCTGGGTGTTCTCGAGGAGCTCGACCGGCTGGAGGTCGACCACCCCGACGCGATCGCGGTCCGCCGCGCCACGGCCGGCATCTACCGCACCGTGAAGCAGCGCCGCCGCCAGGAGCGCCGGGCCGCGAAGACCGCCCACGACAAGTCGGTCACCGAGGCCACCGCCACCGGCTCCGCCGAGCGAATCGACGACGAGACCCAGGGCCTGCTGCCCTCCTCCTCCGTGGCGGGCGAGATCGCGGGCATACTCCAGCGCCCCCGGTCCTGCTACATCTGCAAGACCCGGTACGTCGAGGTCGACGCCTTCTACCACCAGCTCTGCCAGAAGTGTGCCGCCGAGAACCGGGCCCGCCGCGACGCCCGCACCGACCTCACCGGCCGCCGGGCGCTGCTCACCGGCGGCCGCGCCAAGATCGGCATGTACATCGCGCTGCGGCTGCTGCGTGACGGCGCCCACACCACCATCACCACCCGCTTCCCGAACGACGCGATCCGCCGCTTC from Streptomyces formicae includes these protein-coding regions:
- the glgC gene encoding glucose-1-phosphate adenylyltransferase — protein: MRGGPSVLGIVLAGGEGKRLMPLTADRAKPAVTFGGTYRLVDFVLSNLVNGDILRICVLTQYKSHSLDRHVTTTWRMSSLLGNYVTPVPAQQRLGPRWYLGSADAILQSLNLVHDERPDYIAVFGADHVYRMDPRHMLAQHIESGAGVTVAGIRVPRADASSFGIISPAADGTSVERFLEKPADPPGLPGDPDRVFASMGNYLFTTKVLVDALHRDAEDPRSVHDMGGSILPMLTERGVAQLYDFDGNHVPGESAREHGYWRDVGTLDSYYEAHMDLIADQPVFSLENRRWPIYTHPGQLPPARFCAGGIASESVVSPGCVIRGQVTRSVLSPGVTVGPGAVVQGSVLHDNVRVGRGAVVRGAVLDKNVDVPPGATIGVNPERDQELYTVSKGGVIALGKGQPVL